In Crassostrea angulata isolate pt1a10 chromosome 4, ASM2561291v2, whole genome shotgun sequence, one genomic interval encodes:
- the LOC128180136 gene encoding uncharacterized protein LOC128180136, giving the protein MMMETKSPDTVRSFTITYTPRACKTGGILAQLCIRCGGYSASNHDYCIQCVESLKKTCCHFRSYSIKQKPEKRLENKKVEKKENRTKFCTGCKMSDVGTSGGLCLICVAKRREKERQKNLHRNDLKDLHFGSGDLIRPFSEPLKDDSWKKDWRCIVCLQRVRPEKKPTCYGCEIKQMLLARKQSVDDIAKDLERYKLEAKGVKDEFLSSEPTEDDTKWEISFEARKKSLEVIKKSISQMSPSKRQDVTKQREAVQYVDDLITKCQTHFNGKRRKTTED; this is encoded by the exons ATGATGATGGAGACAAAAAGTCCGGATACTGTCCGGAGTTTCACCATCACTTACACCCCACGCGCCTGCAAAACCGGCGGCATATTGG CTCAGCTTTGCATCAGATGTGGGGGATACAGCGCATCAAACCACGACTACTGTATTCAGTGCGTCGAGAGCCTCAAAAAGACATGCTGTCATTTC AGAAGTTATTCAATAAAACAGAAGCCGGAGAAGagattggaaaataaaaaagtggAGAAGAAAGAGAACAGAA CCAAGTTCTGTACCGGGTGTAAGATGTCTGATGTAGGAACCAGTGGGGGTCTGTGTCTGATCTGTGTGGCCAAGAGACGGGAGAAGGAGCGACAAAAGAACCTGCATAGGAATGACTTGAAGGACCTCCAT TTTGGTAGCGGGGATCTAATCAGACCTTTCTCAGAGCCTTTGAAAGATGATTCTTGGAAAAAAG ACTGGCGATGCATTGTATGTCTTCAACGTGTACGACCAGAGAAAAAGCCAACATGTTATGGCTGTGAAATCAAGCAGATGTTGTTGGCAAGGAAACAG AGTGTAGATGATATAGCAAAAGATTTGGAAAGGTATAAGCTGGAGGCCAAGGGTGTCAAAGATGAATTCCTCTCCTCTGAACCAACCGAGGATGACACTAAATGG GAAATATCATTTGAGGCTAGGAAAAAGTCTCTGGAGGTAATTAAAAAGTCCATTAGTCAAATGAGTCCATCCAAGAGACAAGACGTGACCAAGCAGAGAGAGGCTGTGCAGTATGTGGACGACCTGATCACCAAATGTCAGACGCAC TTCAATGGCAAAAGACGAAAAACCACAGAGGACTGA